One genomic region from Stackebrandtia nassauensis DSM 44728 encodes:
- a CDS encoding serine hydrolase domain-containing protein has translation MSTNDVITTTRQRLDTLRAKHRIPGAQLAILVDGEIHELASGILNKNTGVAVTTDSVFQSGSVAKVYTATAAMRLVDQGRLDLDAKVVDVLPEFGTPDAEATARITVRHLFCHLSGTGSEFHGNPNRGDDCIELFVRDAREVPMDLPPGVAASYSNIGIITLARIVEVITGEVWDDALKQLLFEPLGLKRSFTLTEDAVRYNVAMGHLGAPGAEPEPAEMWTVHPRAASPAAHILMSAGDMARFAKLHLDGGVTADGTRIMSAESVAAMREPQSVPVDRWSVSADAWGLGWSLYDHPNYHGFGHDGSAVSQHAMLRIYPEQGVALALMTNSGAGRSLYADLFPELLASLGITMPAPFGPADPPIAADATRFYGTYEREGVTITVGEQDGVPRFRYEFTGTAAHVSPPLEGELKAVAGEGDNVFSVRFGAEGSDEDLAVIFATHNDTEYVWIGMRATPRAS, from the coding sequence ATGTCGACGAACGACGTCATCACCACCACCCGACAACGGCTGGACACCCTGCGCGCCAAGCACCGCATCCCCGGTGCCCAGCTGGCGATCCTGGTCGACGGCGAGATCCACGAACTGGCCAGCGGCATCCTGAACAAGAACACCGGCGTCGCCGTCACGACCGACTCGGTGTTCCAGTCCGGCTCGGTCGCCAAGGTCTACACCGCCACCGCCGCCATGCGCCTGGTCGACCAGGGCCGGCTCGACCTGGACGCGAAGGTCGTCGACGTGCTGCCCGAGTTCGGCACCCCCGACGCCGAGGCCACCGCGCGAATCACCGTCCGGCACCTGTTCTGCCACCTGTCGGGAACCGGCAGCGAGTTCCACGGCAACCCCAACCGGGGCGACGACTGCATCGAACTGTTCGTGCGCGACGCCCGCGAGGTCCCGATGGACCTGCCACCCGGCGTCGCCGCCTCCTACAGCAACATCGGCATCATCACGCTGGCCCGCATCGTCGAGGTGATCACCGGCGAGGTCTGGGACGACGCGCTCAAGCAGCTGCTGTTCGAACCCTTGGGCCTCAAACGATCCTTCACCCTCACCGAGGACGCGGTGCGGTACAACGTCGCGATGGGACACCTGGGCGCACCCGGTGCCGAACCCGAGCCCGCCGAAATGTGGACCGTCCACCCGCGCGCCGCCAGCCCCGCCGCGCACATCCTGATGTCTGCCGGGGACATGGCCCGGTTCGCCAAGCTGCACCTGGACGGGGGCGTGACCGCCGACGGCACCCGGATCATGTCGGCCGAGTCGGTCGCGGCCATGCGGGAACCGCAGTCGGTCCCGGTCGACCGCTGGAGCGTCAGCGCCGACGCCTGGGGACTGGGCTGGAGCCTGTACGACCACCCCAACTACCACGGCTTCGGCCACGACGGTTCGGCCGTGTCGCAGCACGCGATGCTGCGCATCTACCCCGAACAGGGCGTCGCGCTCGCGCTGATGACCAACAGCGGCGCCGGACGCAGTCTGTACGCCGACCTGTTCCCGGAGCTGCTGGCGTCGCTCGGCATCACGATGCCCGCGCCCTTCGGCCCGGCCGATCCGCCGATCGCCGCCGACGCGACCCGGTTCTACGGCACCTACGAGCGCGAGGGCGTCACCATCACCGTCGGCGAGCAGGATGGCGTGCCGCGATTCCGCTACGAGTTCACCGGCACCGCCGCGCACGTGTCCCCGCCCCTGGAGGGCGAGCTGAAGGCCGTCGCGGGCGAGGGCGACAACGTCTTCTCGGTCCGCTTCGGCGCCGAGGGCAGCGACGAGGACCTGGCCGTCATCTTCGCCACCCACAACGACACCGAGTACGTCTGGATCGGCATGCGCGCCACCCCGAGGGCGTCATGA
- a CDS encoding Trm112 family protein, which produces MPTLDPALLEVLACPDTHHAPLTYDSAAQTLTCTECRRIFRIDDGIPVLLLDEATEPKPGDGAVPEDANTEGE; this is translated from the coding sequence ATGCCCACACTCGACCCCGCGCTGCTCGAGGTGCTGGCCTGCCCGGACACCCATCACGCTCCGTTGACCTATGATTCCGCTGCACAGACCTTGACCTGCACCGAATGCCGCCGGATCTTCCGGATCGACGACGGCATCCCGGTGCTGCTGCTGGACGAGGCGACCGAGCCGAAGCCGGGCGATGGTGCTGTGCCGGAAGACGCGAATACCGAGGGGGAGTAG
- a CDS encoding phosphomannomutase/phosphoglucomutase yields MPDLGGIVKAYDIRGLVPEQWDEDVAAAFGAAFVSVTGVDTVVIARDMRESGVGLSAAFARAAAAAGADVLDAGLCSTDELYYVSGSRDIAGAMFTASHNPAVYNGIKLCLPGARPISMDTGLAAIRDKAQAILDGHPAPAADKPGTVTAQDFLEGYAAHLRGLVDLSGIRDLNVVIDAGNGMAGHTVPAVLGPVDALSVVPMYFELDGNFPNHEANPLEPANLVDLQKAVVERGADLGLAFDGDADRCFVVDERGEPVSPSAITALVAEAELARHPGSTVIHNLITSRAVPEVITENGGKAVRTRVGHSFIKAEMAKADAVFGGEHSAHYYFRDFWFADTGMLAAMFVLRALGNASVPLSDLVASYDRYVSSGEINSTVADQSAKLSEVEEYYADRAGTSVDHLDGLTITFADGAWLNLRPSNTEPLLRLNAEAPTVERMRELRDEVLAQVRR; encoded by the coding sequence GTGCCTGATCTAGGCGGCATTGTCAAGGCGTACGACATTCGCGGTCTGGTCCCCGAACAGTGGGACGAGGACGTGGCGGCGGCCTTCGGGGCCGCCTTCGTCTCGGTGACCGGTGTGGACACCGTCGTCATCGCCCGGGACATGCGCGAATCGGGGGTGGGACTGTCGGCGGCGTTCGCGCGGGCCGCTGCCGCCGCTGGGGCCGACGTCCTCGACGCGGGGCTGTGCTCCACCGACGAGCTCTACTACGTGTCCGGCTCCCGTGACATCGCCGGGGCCATGTTCACCGCCAGCCACAACCCGGCCGTCTACAACGGCATCAAGCTGTGCCTGCCGGGAGCCCGTCCGATCAGTATGGACACCGGGCTGGCCGCGATCCGCGACAAGGCACAGGCCATTCTGGACGGCCACCCGGCGCCCGCGGCGGACAAGCCCGGAACCGTGACCGCCCAGGACTTCCTGGAGGGCTACGCGGCCCACCTGCGCGGCCTGGTCGACCTGTCCGGGATCCGCGACCTCAACGTCGTCATCGACGCGGGCAACGGCATGGCCGGGCACACCGTGCCCGCCGTCCTGGGTCCGGTCGACGCGCTGAGCGTCGTCCCGATGTACTTCGAGCTGGACGGCAACTTCCCCAACCACGAGGCCAACCCGCTGGAACCGGCCAACCTGGTCGACCTGCAGAAGGCCGTCGTGGAACGCGGAGCCGACCTGGGCCTGGCCTTCGACGGCGACGCCGACCGCTGCTTCGTCGTCGACGAACGCGGGGAACCGGTGTCGCCCAGCGCGATCACGGCCCTGGTCGCCGAGGCCGAACTGGCCCGGCACCCCGGCTCGACCGTCATCCACAACCTCATCACCTCCCGCGCGGTACCCGAGGTCATCACCGAGAACGGCGGCAAGGCCGTGCGTACCCGGGTGGGGCACTCCTTCATCAAGGCCGAGATGGCCAAGGCCGACGCCGTGTTCGGCGGCGAGCACTCCGCCCACTACTACTTCCGCGACTTCTGGTTCGCCGACACCGGCATGCTGGCCGCGATGTTCGTGCTGCGGGCGCTGGGCAACGCCTCGGTTCCACTGTCGGACCTGGTGGCGTCCTACGACCGCTACGTGTCCTCCGGCGAGATCAACTCCACCGTCGCCGACCAGTCCGCGAAGCTCAGCGAGGTCGAGGAGTACTACGCCGACCGCGCCGGTACCAGCGTCGACCACCTCGACGGCCTGACCATCACCTTCGCCGACGGCGCCTGGCTGAACCTGCGTCCGTCCAACACCGAGCCGCTGCTGCGCTTGAACGCCGAGGCCCCCACCGTCGAGCGCATGCGGGAACTGCGCGACGAGGTGCTGGCCCAGGTGCGCCGCTGA
- a CDS encoding acetoacetate--CoA ligase, producing MGSPSHLSESEGFMTVEKLWSPSPDALTSTRMGEFMSWLGDQGRGNFTDYAGLWQWSVDEPGRFWADIWQFFDVGEVAEPHEALADAAMPGASWFPDRTLNYARQVLRAPGRADDDVIVIGRSDSRDELTLTVARLRERVAAAATGLDRLGIGRGDRVAAYLPNIPEAVILLLACASRGAVFSSCAPEFGVRSVADRWKQIAPKLLVAVDGYQYGNKHIDRRDEVAALRTELDSLDNVVSLSYTGNDIPDALSWSELLSQPGELTFTDVPFDHPLYILYSSGTTGLPKPIVHGHGGITLEHLKMLALHHDLGPGDRFYWFCTTGWMMWNYLVSAPAVGAAMVLYDGNPTHPDFSAQWKLAAETGITNFGTSAPFLLACRKNGIVPREVADLSRLRGVGSTGSPLPPEGFAYVYEAIAPDAMLTSLSGGTDVCTGFVGGAPLVPVYKGEIACRCLGSRVEAFGPDGKPVLGETGELVITAPMPSMPVGFWGDEDGSRYREAYFDTYPGVWRHGDWITITDRGTCVITGRSDATLKRGGVRLGTSEFYSVVEALDEVNDSLVVHLEDDEGGPGRLLLFVVTAGGREVDDELRRTIARELRGSLSPRHVPDELYAVPAVPRTLSGKKLEIPVKRILTGTPIAEAAATGALANPESLEAFLAYSCQVENHD from the coding sequence ATGGGGTCGCCGTCACATCTGAGCGAAAGTGAAGGATTCATGACTGTCGAAAAGCTGTGGAGTCCGTCCCCGGATGCCCTGACTTCTACCCGGATGGGCGAATTCATGTCCTGGCTTGGAGATCAGGGCCGTGGGAACTTCACCGACTATGCCGGTCTGTGGCAGTGGTCTGTGGACGAACCCGGAAGATTTTGGGCTGACATATGGCAGTTTTTCGATGTTGGTGAGGTTGCCGAGCCGCACGAGGCCCTCGCCGACGCCGCGATGCCCGGCGCCAGCTGGTTTCCCGACCGCACCCTCAACTACGCCCGCCAGGTGCTGCGCGCCCCCGGCCGCGCCGACGACGACGTCATCGTCATCGGACGGTCGGACTCCCGCGACGAACTGACGCTGACCGTCGCGCGGCTGCGCGAGCGGGTCGCGGCCGCCGCGACCGGACTGGACCGGCTGGGCATCGGCCGGGGTGACCGGGTCGCGGCCTACCTGCCCAACATCCCCGAGGCGGTCATCCTGTTGCTGGCCTGCGCCAGCCGGGGCGCGGTCTTCTCCAGCTGCGCGCCCGAGTTCGGCGTCCGCAGCGTCGCCGACCGCTGGAAGCAGATCGCCCCGAAGCTGCTGGTCGCCGTGGACGGCTACCAGTACGGGAACAAGCACATCGACCGTCGCGACGAGGTCGCCGCGCTGCGCACCGAACTGGACAGTCTCGACAACGTCGTGTCGCTGTCGTACACCGGCAACGACATCCCCGACGCGCTGTCCTGGTCGGAACTGCTGTCGCAGCCGGGCGAGCTGACCTTCACCGACGTGCCCTTCGACCATCCGCTGTACATCCTCTACTCCTCGGGCACCACCGGCCTGCCCAAACCGATCGTGCACGGCCACGGCGGCATCACCCTCGAACACCTCAAGATGCTGGCCCTGCACCACGACCTGGGCCCCGGCGACCGGTTCTACTGGTTCTGCACCACCGGCTGGATGATGTGGAACTACCTGGTCTCGGCCCCGGCGGTGGGCGCCGCGATGGTCCTGTACGACGGCAACCCCACCCACCCCGACTTCTCAGCACAGTGGAAGCTTGCCGCCGAGACCGGCATCACCAACTTCGGCACCTCGGCGCCGTTCCTGTTGGCCTGCCGCAAGAACGGGATCGTGCCGCGCGAGGTGGCCGACCTGTCGCGGCTGCGCGGCGTCGGCTCCACCGGCTCGCCGCTGCCGCCCGAGGGCTTCGCCTACGTCTACGAGGCGATCGCCCCCGACGCGATGCTGACCTCGCTGTCCGGCGGCACCGACGTGTGCACCGGCTTCGTCGGCGGTGCACCGCTCGTACCCGTCTACAAGGGAGAGATCGCCTGCCGCTGTCTCGGCTCCCGGGTCGAGGCCTTCGGTCCCGACGGCAAACCGGTGCTGGGCGAGACCGGCGAGCTGGTCATCACCGCGCCGATGCCGTCCATGCCGGTCGGGTTCTGGGGCGACGAGGACGGCTCCCGCTACCGCGAGGCCTATTTCGACACCTACCCGGGCGTGTGGCGCCACGGCGACTGGATCACCATCACCGACCGCGGCACCTGCGTCATCACCGGACGCAGCGACGCCACCCTCAAACGCGGCGGCGTCCGGCTGGGAACCAGCGAGTTCTACTCGGTCGTGGAGGCCCTCGACGAAGTCAACGACTCGCTGGTGGTGCATTTGGAGGACGACGAGGGCGGGCCGGGCCGGCTGCTGCTGTTCGTCGTCACCGCCGGGGGCCGCGAGGTCGACGACGAGCTGCGCAGGACCATCGCGCGGGAACTGCGCGGCAGCCTGTCGCCGCGACACGTCCCCGACGAGCTGTACGCCGTCCCGGCCGTGCCGCGCACCCTGTCGGGCAAGAAGCTGGAAATTCCGGTCAAACGGATACTGACCGGTACCCCAATAGCCGAAGCCGCCGCGACCGGGGCACTGGCGAACCCGGAATCCCTGGAGGCTTTTCTCGCGTATTCGTGCCAGGTTGAAAATCACGACTAG
- a CDS encoding DUF3499 domain-containing protein produces the protein MRSHRRCSRNGCRESAVATLTYVYVDSTAVVGPLATTQEPHTYDLCEDHARKLTAPRGWDLVRHVDDYAAPMPSGDDLVALADAVRESARTRARPPENPTPPRRPTEPSRGRPHLRVVGGGADTDGTQPPQRP, from the coding sequence GTGAGGTCGCATCGACGTTGTTCCCGCAATGGCTGCCGCGAATCGGCGGTGGCCACCCTTACGTACGTCTACGTTGATTCCACCGCCGTGGTGGGTCCGCTGGCCACGACCCAGGAGCCGCACACCTACGACCTGTGCGAGGACCACGCCCGCAAGCTCACCGCGCCCCGGGGCTGGGACCTGGTGCGGCATGTGGACGACTACGCGGCCCCGATGCCCTCGGGCGACGACCTGGTCGCGCTGGCCGACGCCGTCCGGGAATCGGCTCGCACCCGGGCCCGGCCGCCGGAGAACCCGACGCCGCCACGCCGACCCACCGAACCCTCCCGTGGCCGCCCGCACCTGCGGGTGGTGGGAGGTGGCGCCGATACCGACGGCACGCAACCACCGCAGCGACCCTGA
- a CDS encoding metallopeptidase family protein, producing the protein MRHRDRRGRGLRGQLVPAALPMAKTRAQNFDALVLEAVENVERVVGDNERFGPKKLGGVEFAVEDVPGEVNAYDTDVLEDRDVPLARLFPGRAGASGPSPRIVVYRRPLELRANGVEELAQLIRSVVVEQVANLLGVRPEEIDPD; encoded by the coding sequence GTGCGCCATCGGGATCGCCGCGGACGCGGCCTACGTGGACAACTCGTCCCCGCGGCATTGCCCATGGCCAAGACCCGGGCGCAGAACTTCGACGCCCTGGTTCTGGAAGCCGTCGAGAACGTCGAGCGGGTGGTCGGCGACAACGAGCGGTTCGGCCCCAAGAAACTGGGCGGGGTCGAGTTCGCCGTCGAGGATGTCCCCGGCGAGGTCAACGCCTACGACACCGACGTCCTGGAGGACCGCGACGTGCCGCTGGCCCGGCTGTTCCCGGGCCGGGCCGGAGCCTCGGGCCCGTCACCGCGCATTGTGGTGTATCGCCGCCCGCTCGAGCTGCGGGCCAACGGGGTCGAGGAACTGGCCCAGCTGATCCGCAGCGTCGTCGTCGAACAGGTGGCGAATCTCCTGGGGGTTCGCCCCGAGGAGATCGACCCCGACTAG
- a CDS encoding mannose-1-phosphate guanylyltransferase: MLHSVIPAGGSGTRLWPLSRADNPKFLHPLTGSDLTLIQSTVARLAPLSDAAHRYVVTGTAHAAAVARQLPELPESNILVEPSPRDSAAAIALAAAVIAERDPNALMGSFAADHLIADAAGFAKTVEAAMEMAADGLLMTIGITPTGPDTSYGYLRRGEALGAGNLLQEFKEKPDHVAAVEYVSSGDYLWNASMFVWRVDVFLAELNRQRPHLHDTVRELAGAWDSPRREELFGKLWPELEKISVDYAVMEGAAAAGKVGVVPGDFGWNDVGDFDTLGAILPPHDDSGNVVISTGAEGVDVLTLDARRNVLVPGSGRLVATVGTDDLIIVDTPDALLVCPRDRAQDVKKLVDELKNRGDTGLV; this comes from the coding sequence ATGTTGCACTCGGTGATTCCCGCCGGAGGCAGTGGCACGAGGTTGTGGCCACTGTCGCGAGCGGACAACCCCAAGTTCCTGCATCCGCTGACCGGCAGTGACCTCACCCTGATCCAATCCACAGTGGCCCGGTTGGCGCCGCTGTCGGACGCCGCGCACCGCTACGTGGTCACCGGGACCGCGCACGCGGCGGCGGTGGCCCGGCAGCTGCCGGAGCTGCCCGAGTCCAATATCCTCGTCGAACCGTCCCCACGGGACTCCGCGGCCGCGATCGCGCTGGCCGCGGCCGTGATCGCCGAGCGCGATCCGAACGCGCTCATGGGTTCCTTCGCCGCCGATCACCTGATCGCCGACGCGGCCGGTTTCGCCAAGACCGTCGAGGCCGCCATGGAGATGGCCGCCGACGGGCTGCTGATGACCATCGGCATCACGCCGACCGGTCCGGACACCAGTTACGGCTACCTGCGCCGTGGCGAGGCGCTGGGCGCCGGGAACCTGCTGCAGGAGTTCAAGGAGAAGCCCGACCACGTCGCGGCCGTCGAGTACGTCTCCTCGGGCGACTACCTGTGGAACGCCTCGATGTTCGTGTGGCGGGTGGACGTGTTCCTGGCCGAGCTCAACCGGCAGCGTCCGCACCTGCACGACACCGTGCGGGAACTGGCCGGCGCCTGGGACAGCCCGCGGCGCGAGGAGCTGTTCGGCAAGTTGTGGCCGGAACTGGAGAAGATCTCGGTCGACTATGCCGTCATGGAGGGGGCCGCCGCGGCGGGCAAGGTCGGCGTCGTGCCCGGCGACTTCGGCTGGAACGACGTCGGCGACTTCGACACCCTGGGCGCGATCCTGCCGCCGCACGACGACTCCGGCAACGTCGTCATCTCCACCGGCGCCGAGGGAGTGGACGTGCTGACGCTGGACGCGCGCCGTAACGTCCTGGTCCCCGGATCGGGGCGACTGGTGGCCACCGTCGGCACCGACGATCTGATCATCGTGGACACCCCGGACGCGCTGCTGGTGTGCCCGCGCGACCGGGCACAGGACGTCAAGAAACTCGTGGATGAACTCAAGAACCGGGGGGACACCGGCCTAGTCTGA
- a CDS encoding MFS transporter, with translation MPLRVLPPAGAPRTLALAQLANAIGDGVFIVTSALYFSRIVGLPAGQIGLGLTVGWGLGALAGVPLGHLADRRGPRGVAAALAVATAASVAGLLLVRDFVPFLVVVCFYTCSQCGLLAARQALLAGLVDATERTKVRAYLQSTVNAGLAIGAGFGGLALYFDTEAAYLTVLGLDAAGFAVSALVLSRLPKLPPAPPRASGEPMLAVLRDRPYAVLTFLNGVLLLYMPLLSLVVPLWIVAHTAAPRWLVAATLVLNTASVMLFQVRVARGVTGPDSASRYVRLAGLIMAASCAAFALSTLGKSPWLAALVLLVAAGLQVWGEMTQASGMWEISFALAPSDKHGQYQGFFGSSTTMARMLGPVALTMLIVDWGWPGWLVLGGVFVAAGVAVGPVTRWAQRTRPAAEPERALG, from the coding sequence ATGCCCCTACGCGTACTACCCCCTGCCGGTGCCCCGCGCACCCTGGCGCTCGCCCAGCTGGCCAACGCCATCGGCGACGGCGTCTTCATCGTCACCTCCGCCCTGTACTTCTCCCGGATCGTCGGCCTGCCCGCCGGACAGATCGGCCTGGGCCTGACCGTGGGTTGGGGCCTGGGCGCGCTGGCCGGGGTGCCGTTGGGGCACCTGGCCGACCGCCGGGGCCCGCGCGGTGTCGCCGCCGCCCTGGCCGTGGCCACCGCCGCCTCGGTGGCGGGCCTGCTGCTGGTGCGGGACTTCGTGCCGTTCCTGGTGGTGGTGTGCTTCTACACCTGTAGCCAGTGCGGGCTGTTGGCGGCGCGGCAGGCGCTGTTGGCCGGACTGGTGGACGCCACCGAACGCACCAAGGTGCGCGCGTATCTCCAGTCGACGGTGAACGCGGGACTGGCGATCGGGGCCGGTTTCGGCGGCCTGGCGCTGTACTTCGACACCGAGGCGGCCTACCTGACCGTGCTGGGTCTGGACGCCGCCGGTTTCGCGGTGTCGGCGCTGGTGCTGTCGCGGTTGCCGAAGCTGCCACCGGCACCGCCGCGCGCCTCGGGGGAGCCGATGCTCGCCGTCCTGCGCGACCGTCCCTACGCGGTGCTGACCTTCCTCAACGGCGTCCTGCTGCTGTACATGCCGCTGCTGAGCCTCGTCGTCCCACTGTGGATCGTGGCGCACACCGCCGCGCCCCGCTGGCTGGTCGCGGCCACACTGGTGCTCAACACCGCCTCGGTGATGCTGTTCCAGGTGCGGGTGGCCCGTGGTGTCACCGGCCCCGACAGCGCCAGCCGCTACGTGCGGCTGGCGGGCCTCATCATGGCGGCGTCCTGCGCCGCCTTCGCGTTGTCCACACTGGGCAAATCACCGTGGCTGGCCGCGCTGGTGCTGCTGGTGGCGGCCGGATTGCAGGTGTGGGGCGAGATGACGCAGGCCTCGGGCATGTGGGAGATCAGCTTCGCGCTGGCGCCGTCCGACAAACACGGCCAGTACCAGGGTTTCTTCGGCTCCAGCACCACGATGGCCCGGATGCTGGGCCCGGTGGCGCTGACGATGCTGATCGTGGACTGGGGCTGGCCCGGCTGGCTGGTCCTGGGCGGAGTGTTCGTCGCCGCCGGGGTCGCGGTCGGCCCGGTGACGCGGTGGGCGCAACGCACCCGTCCGGCGGCCGAACCCGAGCGGGCACTTGGCTGA
- a CDS encoding M23 family metallopeptidase, which translates to MRFRSPRLPGGRWTVRSLAVGAALLAAGAAALVVPTTAGAEDVEAQAISHRVPFPCGQTWQGQTRTNHSPLRAIDFNRDGDFGDRVTASAAGTVVHRGKMDGTSYGRLVVVRHSNGTATYYAHLSEYRVQHGEQVSKGETLGLVGGSGFPNTPGGFGSHLHYEQRTSYGGSSVPIKFNVRDVYYYGTRSYTSRC; encoded by the coding sequence ATGCGATTCCGCTCTCCCCGCCTGCCCGGCGGCCGCTGGACCGTCCGCAGTCTCGCCGTCGGCGCGGCGCTGCTCGCCGCCGGTGCCGCCGCGCTGGTCGTGCCCACCACCGCCGGAGCCGAGGACGTCGAAGCCCAGGCGATCTCGCACCGGGTCCCGTTCCCCTGTGGCCAGACGTGGCAGGGCCAGACCCGCACCAACCACAGCCCGCTGCGCGCCATCGACTTCAACCGCGACGGCGACTTCGGCGACCGGGTCACCGCCAGCGCCGCCGGAACCGTCGTGCACCGCGGCAAGATGGACGGCACCTCCTACGGACGGCTCGTCGTCGTGCGGCACAGCAACGGCACCGCCACCTACTACGCCCACCTCAGCGAATACCGGGTCCAGCACGGCGAACAGGTCAGCAAGGGCGAGACCCTCGGCCTGGTCGGCGGTTCCGGCTTCCCCAACACCCCCGGCGGCTTCGGCTCGCACCTGCACTACGAGCAGCGCACCTCCTACGGCGGCTCGTCGGTGCCGATCAAGTTCAACGTCCGCGACGTGTACTACTACGGCACCCGCAGCTACACCTCGCGCTGCTGA
- a CDS encoding phage holin family protein yields MSSYRIDTTADTRPHAEPDGKQPSIGSLVRDISQDMSRLMRQEVELAKAELRQEAGKAGKAAKMFGAAGFAGYMVAVLLTAAAVVGLSYLMAAIWAVLIMTGVWALIGLLAFLNGRKQLRTMSPVPRQTVDTLKEDAQWLRHPTGSEATSSRPGPS; encoded by the coding sequence ATGTCCAGCTATCGCATAGACACCACCGCCGACACCCGGCCGCACGCCGAACCCGACGGCAAACAGCCTTCGATCGGCAGCCTGGTGCGCGACATCAGCCAGGACATGTCGCGGCTGATGCGCCAGGAGGTGGAACTGGCCAAGGCCGAGCTGCGCCAGGAGGCGGGCAAAGCCGGCAAGGCCGCCAAGATGTTCGGGGCCGCCGGTTTCGCCGGTTACATGGTGGCGGTCCTGTTGACGGCCGCGGCCGTCGTCGGTCTGTCGTACCTGATGGCCGCGATCTGGGCGGTGCTGATCATGACCGGCGTGTGGGCGCTGATCGGACTGCTGGCCTTCCTGAACGGCCGCAAGCAACTTCGCACGATGTCGCCGGTTCCGAGGCAGACCGTCGACACGCTCAAGGAGGACGCGCAATGGTTGAGACACCCGACCGGATCAGAAGCGACATCGAGTCGACCCGGGCCGAGCTGA
- a CDS encoding glycosyltransferase family 4 protein, giving the protein MLVDATSVPADRGGVGRYVDGLLSALAHVGDEIDLSVVCQRTDAERYLGLVPEAEVIAAPSAVTHRPARLAWEQTGLPMLAQQLGVEVLHSPFYTCPLRAGCPVTVTVHDATFFTERDHYDKARGTFFRSAIKTSLRRASRVVVPSKATRDELVRLLDVDESHVDVAYHGVDPEAFHIPAPAEKARVAARLGLAETPYVAFLGVMEPRKNVPNLVRGWVSAVRRMPAPPALVLAGGSGHDDAIDDAVAEVPVHLKVVRPGYLRFADLPGFLGGALVAAYPSYGEGFGLPILEAMACGAPVLTTPRLSLPEVGGDAVAYTGEEPDAIASDLAKLLGDEQQRSKLSILGVERARDFTWQRSASAHLATWRKAAGKSV; this is encoded by the coding sequence GTGCTCGTGGATGCCACGAGTGTTCCCGCTGATCGTGGCGGAGTCGGCCGGTACGTGGACGGCCTGCTGTCCGCCCTCGCGCACGTCGGCGACGAGATCGACCTGTCCGTGGTGTGCCAGCGCACCGATGCCGAACGGTATCTGGGCCTGGTCCCCGAGGCCGAGGTCATCGCCGCTCCCTCGGCGGTGACGCATCGCCCGGCGCGGCTGGCCTGGGAACAGACCGGCCTGCCAATGCTGGCGCAGCAGCTGGGCGTCGAAGTGCTGCACTCCCCGTTCTACACCTGCCCGCTGCGGGCCGGGTGCCCGGTGACCGTCACCGTCCACGACGCGACGTTCTTCACCGAACGGGACCACTACGACAAGGCCCGGGGCACCTTCTTCCGCTCCGCCATCAAGACCTCGCTGCGGCGGGCCAGCCGGGTCGTGGTGCCCAGCAAGGCCACCCGGGACGAGCTGGTGCGGCTACTGGACGTCGACGAGTCCCATGTGGACGTCGCGTACCACGGTGTCGACCCCGAGGCCTTCCACATTCCCGCCCCGGCCGAGAAGGCCCGGGTCGCGGCGCGGCTCGGCCTGGCCGAGACCCCCTACGTGGCGTTCCTCGGCGTCATGGAACCCCGCAAGAACGTGCCGAACCTGGTGCGCGGCTGGGTTTCGGCGGTGCGCCGGATGCCCGCGCCGCCCGCGTTGGTGCTGGCCGGCGGCTCCGGACACGACGACGCCATCGACGACGCGGTCGCCGAGGTGCCGGTGCACCTGAAGGTCGTGCGCCCGGGTTACCTGCGGTTCGCCGACCTGCCGGGCTTCCTCGGCGGCGCGCTGGTGGCCGCCTACCCGTCCTACGGCGAGGGTTTCGGACTGCCGATCCTGGAGGCGATGGCCTGCGGGGCGCCGGTGCTGACCACGCCGCGGCTGTCGCTGCCGGAGGTCGGCGGGGACGCCGTCGCCTACACCGGCGAGGAGCCCGACGCGATCGCCTCGGACCTGGCCAAGCTGCTCGGGGATGAGCAGCAGCGCTCGAAGTTGTCGATCCTGGGCGTGGAACGTGCACGCGACTTCACCTGGCAGCGCAGTGCCTCGGCTCACCTGGCGACCTGGCGCAAGGCAGCGGGTAAGTCCGTCTAG
- a CDS encoding DUF3618 domain-containing protein — translation MVETPDRIRSDIESTRAELTHDVNRLADRVSPRRIARRRWHVLRDKLSLLYQELTGRIRTKPRKRVRGRQGDGSVVASRPDRGGEERTLPHRP, via the coding sequence ATGGTTGAGACACCCGACCGGATCAGAAGCGACATCGAGTCGACCCGGGCCGAGCTGACCCACGACGTCAACCGGCTGGCCGACCGGGTCAGCCCGAGGCGAATCGCGCGTCGCCGGTGGCATGTGTTGCGCGACAAGCTGAGTCTGCTCTACCAGGAGTTGACCGGACGGATCCGCACCAAACCCCGCAAGCGGGTTCGCGGGCGGCAGGGCGACGGTTCGGTGGTCGCCTCGCGGCCCGACCGCGGTGGGGAAGAGCGCACCCTCCCCCACCGGCCGTGA